The DNA region TCGACAGTTCCTATGCCCGGCTGTTCAAGGCCGGGCTGGGAGCGCGGTCGGGACACCGGCTCGTGCGGTCCACCGGCACGCCCTTCACGCCGCACACCTACGCCTGCCTCGCGCTGGCCCTGTCGGTGCTGGTCACCGCACCGGAGCAGATGCTGTTGTCGCAGCTCGTCGCCGAGATCCGGGCCGCGGCGGCCGACGCGGACATCGAGCTGGAGGAGACGGGCCGAGCAGCCGGGAAACGGACCCTGGTCGCGGCTCTGCGCCAGCTCGTCGAGTGGGGCGTCCTCATCGAGACGCATGGCCACGTGGGCGTCATCGCCCAGGAGGCCGACGGGGAGGCGCTGATCACAGTCGACCGGGAGCTCGCCCGCGTCATCGTGGCCGGACCGCTCGCCCAGTCGCGGGACGGTGCCGACCTGGTCCGGCGAGCGGCGGACCCGGGGTTCGGAGGGCCGCGTACCTACGTGCGCCGGATGCTCGTCGAGACACCCGTCGTCCACCTCGACGAGCTGACCGACGCCGAACGCGACTGGCTCCGCACCCGCCAGCGCCGGGAAGCCCAGGCGTTCCTCGAACTCCTGGGCCTGGAAACGGAGATCCGCGCCGAGGGAGTGGCACTGGTCGACCCCGAGGAGGAGCTGACCGATCTCCACCTTCCCGGGACGGGGACCGTCGCCCAGGCCGCACTGCTGCTGGTGGAACGGCTGGTGGAACGGCTCCGCCCACCCGAGCCCGGACATCCGGCGACCGGCGGCGTGCTCGTCGTCGGGGTGGCCGTTCCGGACGGCGTGATGGATGAGCTGCTGGCCGATCTGGTCGCCGAGTACGGAAGCCGCAGCAACTGGCAGCGCGGTTACCTCGAAGACCTCCGCGCCCTGCGCGAAGCCGTGCTGGACCTGCTGTCCCGTATGCGGTTGCTCGCCCCCGCCGGTCCGCTGCGATCCGAGGGAGAGGGGCTGCCGGAGGGATACGCCGGAGAGCTGCCGGAAGGCCGCCAGGTCACCGACGTCCGTGAAGCCCGGCCCGGCGGCGAGGGCTGGGTACTGCTCGCCGCGGCAGCCCGATACGCCACCCGCGTCACCGTGCGTACGACCGGCGTGAGCCCCGAAGCCACCGATGCACAGCAGGAGTTGCCGCTATGACCACCGACGCGCGCGGCCTCGTCCCGCTTCCGCGTTCCGGCCCCTCGACGACGACGGCGAGCACCCGCTTCCGGCTGCACCGCGCGGGCATCCAGAACGTCTGGCAGTACGACGAGCAGGAGTTCGCGTTCGGTGACGGGCGGCTGCTGCTGCGCGGCAAGAACGGCGCGGGCAAGTCCAAGGCCCTGGAGATGCTGCTCCCGTACCTCCTGGACGGCGACTCCCGGGCCCTGGACGCAACCGGCACCGGGCGGACGACGCTCGCCTGGCTGATGCTGGACGGCTTCGAGCAGACCAACCGCCTCGGCTACCTGTGGGTGGAGTTCCGAGGTACGGATGAGGGCGGCGACCACCGCTATCTGACGCTCGGCGCGGCCGTCCGTGCCTCGAAGTCGGCGCAGAAGGCGGTGCCGACCTTCTTCGTCACCACACTGCGCGTCGGTAAGGATCTGCGCCTGGTCGAGGCGGGCAAGCCACTTGCCCTCGACCGGCTCAAGGAGATCGTCGGCTCCGACAACACGACGGACCGGGCTGTCGAGCACCGTGCCCGCGTGGCCCGGGACCTCTTCGGGATCACGGACGCGACGCGCTACCGCAACCTCACCCAGCTCCTGCACCGGCTGCGGCGCCCCACGGTCGGGGACCGCATCGAGCACGGCGGCCTGGCCGTTCTGCTGAGCGAGACCCTGCCCGGGCTCGACGAGGACGTGGTCGAGAAGGTGGCGCGCAACCTCCACGACCTGGACACCGTGCGGGGCGAACTGGCCCGCCTGGAACGTACCGACGCGGCGCTGCGCACGTTCCTCGCCGACTACCGCCGCTACCTCGCCGGTGTCCTGCGCGCCTCGGCCCGGGACGTGAGCCGGGAACTGGACACCCTCTCCGGACGACGCCGGAAGGCCGGGGACGCCGCACAGCACACGGGCGCCCTGAAGGGACAGGAGAAGGAATCGGAAGCCGGGCTGGAGACGCTCCGCGAGGAGGAAGAGTCCGCCCGGACGGACCTTGCCGCTCTGCACGACAGCCACGCCTACCGCAGCCTGCGCGAACTGTCGGAACGCCGCAGCACGGTGGAGGCCCTGCACACCACGGCCATGACCGCCTTCGCCGCTCTGCGCAGCGCGCACGAGGCGGAAGAGGGCGTGGCCGAACGGCTGGCCGAGGGTGTCGAGGACCTGGGCAGCCGACTCACCGAACTGACCACCGAACACCGGGAGCTGCTGGCCCAGGCGGAGAGGGCGGGGCTTCCCGCCGGACATCTCGGCGACGCGGTGGCTCTGCCGCGCACGGTCCACTCCCCGTCGACGCAGACGGAACTGACCAGCCCGGACGGGGAACCGCAGATCGTACGGCACCGGCCGGTGGTGCGCGTGGACACGGCCACGACGGAGGCTGGGCTGCGGTCCTGGCAGGGGCAACTGGGAGATGCCGAAGCCGTCGTACGGAACCGGGAACGGATGGTCCAGGAGGTGGCCCGTCTCTCCTCGCAGGCCGATGAAGCCCGAGCCCGGGCAGCGCAGGCCGACGGGGAGCGGGAACGGCTGGAGGGCGAGGCGGAGGAGGCCGCCGACCGTCTCGAAGTCAACCGCGAGAAGGTCGCGGAGGAGAGTCGAGGGTACGCCGACGAGGTCGCCGCGTGGGTGGAGGGCGCACGGACCGCAGCGGGGCCCGACTGCCCGCCGCTGGATGCCGTCCTCGCTGAAGTGGCCTGCGCGACCGACCCCGACGCGCCGTTCTCGGACCGCACGCTCCCGGCAGACATCGACACCCGCGCGCGGCAGACAGCCCACGCGACCCTGGAGCCGTACGCGGATGCCCTCATCCGGCACCGCGACGCGCTGGCGCTCGGCGTCGGCCGGCTCGTCGAGGAGATCGACCGCCTGACCAAGGAGAGGCAGGACTGGGAACGGCGTACCGACCCCGAGCCTCCGTCCCCGTACCACCGCACCGCGGAGAGGGATCCGGCCGGCGGCGCGCCCTTCTACCGGTTGGTGGACTTCGCGGAGCACCTGGCCTCCACCGAACGGGGCGGCCTGGAGGCGGCGCTGGAGGCGAGTGGGATCCTCGATGCGTGGGTCAGCGCGGGTGGTGCCCTTCTCAACCCCCTCACCGGGGACACCCTTCTGCAGCCGGGCCCCGAACCGCTGCCGGTAGCGCAGAACCTCGCCTCGGCCCTGCGCCCGGTCCCGCATCCGGAGTGCGGCATCACGTCCGCGCAGGTGGAATGCCTGCTGTCAGCCATCGCGCTCGCACCGGCCTCGGAGACCACGACCGCCAGTGCGGTCCACTTCGACGGAAGCTGGCGTCTGGGAGCCCTGCGCGGCCGGCACCACAAGAGCGTCGCCGAGTACGTGGGCGCAGCCGTGCGGGCCGAGACCCGGCGGCGCGCACTGGCCGAACTGGAAGACCGGCTCAGGCAGACGGAACGGCGGCTGGCCGAAGCCCGTAACGAACTCGCCGCAGCCGATTCCAGGCGACGGGCCCTCATTCTTGCGGAACGCGACTTCCCTCGGGCGCAGCAGCTCTCCGACGCCTGGAGCATGAGTACTTCGGAGGAGAGGGCGTTGCGAGACGTGACCGCCAAGGCAGCCCGTGCGGCACGGCTGGCCGAGGAGGCCCGCGCTCTCGCCGTCTCGGCGCGCACCGAGGCGGACGCCACCGCGACCGCCCATGACCTGCCCACCGATGCCGCCGCCCTGGACCGCGTACGCACCGCGCTGGCTTCCCTGCTCACCGGTATCGGTCACCTGCGCAGGGCGGTCAGCGGTACGGTCGCTCGGCTCGGCGGAAGTCAGGCGGACGACCGTCGGTACGCGCGGGCCCGCGAGGGACGCTCGGAGGCGGAAGAGGGCTACCGGCTTCGCCACCGGCAA from Streptomyces sp. NBC_01591 includes:
- a CDS encoding TIGR02678 family protein; translated protein: MTLPSAHDVALATERRTAARLLLAHPLVTSDGPHADLFPLVRRHADWLGGRFQQVLGYRLLVDSSYARLFKAGLGARSGHRLVRSTGTPFTPHTYACLALALSVLVTAPEQMLLSQLVAEIRAAAADADIELEETGRAAGKRTLVAALRQLVEWGVLIETHGHVGVIAQEADGEALITVDRELARVIVAGPLAQSRDGADLVRRAADPGFGGPRTYVRRMLVETPVVHLDELTDAERDWLRTRQRREAQAFLELLGLETEIRAEGVALVDPEEELTDLHLPGTGTVAQAALLLVERLVERLRPPEPGHPATGGVLVVGVAVPDGVMDELLADLVAEYGSRSNWQRGYLEDLRALREAVLDLLSRMRLLAPAGPLRSEGEGLPEGYAGELPEGRQVTDVREARPGGEGWVLLAAAARYATRVTVRTTGVSPEATDAQQELPL
- a CDS encoding TIGR02680 family protein; translated protein: MTTDARGLVPLPRSGPSTTTASTRFRLHRAGIQNVWQYDEQEFAFGDGRLLLRGKNGAGKSKALEMLLPYLLDGDSRALDATGTGRTTLAWLMLDGFEQTNRLGYLWVEFRGTDEGGDHRYLTLGAAVRASKSAQKAVPTFFVTTLRVGKDLRLVEAGKPLALDRLKEIVGSDNTTDRAVEHRARVARDLFGITDATRYRNLTQLLHRLRRPTVGDRIEHGGLAVLLSETLPGLDEDVVEKVARNLHDLDTVRGELARLERTDAALRTFLADYRRYLAGVLRASARDVSRELDTLSGRRRKAGDAAQHTGALKGQEKESEAGLETLREEEESARTDLAALHDSHAYRSLRELSERRSTVEALHTTAMTAFAALRSAHEAEEGVAERLAEGVEDLGSRLTELTTEHRELLAQAERAGLPAGHLGDAVALPRTVHSPSTQTELTSPDGEPQIVRHRPVVRVDTATTEAGLRSWQGQLGDAEAVVRNRERMVQEVARLSSQADEARARAAQADGERERLEGEAEEAADRLEVNREKVAEESRGYADEVAAWVEGARTAAGPDCPPLDAVLAEVACATDPDAPFSDRTLPADIDTRARQTAHATLEPYADALIRHRDALALGVGRLVEEIDRLTKERQDWERRTDPEPPSPYHRTAERDPAGGAPFYRLVDFAEHLASTERGGLEAALEASGILDAWVSAGGALLNPLTGDTLLQPGPEPLPVAQNLASALRPVPHPECGITSAQVECLLSAIALAPASETTTASAVHFDGSWRLGALRGRHHKSVAEYVGAAVRAETRRRALAELEDRLRQTERRLAEARNELAAADSRRRALILAERDFPRAQQLSDAWSMSTSEERALRDVTAKAARAARLAEEARALAVSARTEADATATAHDLPTDAAALDRVRTALASLLTGIGHLRRAVSGTVARLGGSQADDRRYARAREGRSEAEEGYRLRHRQLRTAQQDLRTREAAVGSSEEKILANEQAAKERITNAVGAIPARERAHNELRDQRVRAEEEEKRLREELAEQEATVIDTGRALRDALSRPEVVNGAGLDRSSLPDHVSDDPGSDVRDRLRALRALAEAVDQVLVGSQDEVSDGTLLKRHTALRDQLAGGYDAQLDERDGIKVCRLLDDHGSHDVAVVGERIAVQSAEARGRLTERESEVFQRFLTGELGDHLSAQVITAANLVAALNDTLKTVRTSHGLGVELLWKLDEDVDADVRVAVELLRSPSSLRTREQTEQLREVLQRRIEDARRAEPSAGYTAHLRTALDYRAWFTFHTFVVEDAAPGRRRKLTGRTGLSQGEQRVLSYLVLFAAAAAHFTSLADSAPHAPRLILLDDAFAKVDEPTHGRLGRILVDLDLDFVLTSERLMGNWAEVPSLHIYECLRDPHVRGVATLHYTWNGRHRRLAPV